In Gossypium hirsutum isolate 1008001.06 chromosome D06, Gossypium_hirsutum_v2.1, whole genome shotgun sequence, one genomic interval encodes:
- the LOC121218584 gene encoding WAT1-related protein At2g39510: MSLKSSASVYNQALPYVAMVLMRFGSAGMPIVAKYALNRGMSQHVLVVYRFIIATLVLAPFAIVFDRKVRPKMTLSVFVQIALLGLLEPAIDQNLYYTGIKYTTATVATALCNVLPAFVFLLAWVCRLEKVDVRKVKCQAKILGTIGTVAGAMIMTMVYGPMLPLPWTKVNNHHQSTNTDAKNNEDALKGAVMILVGCVCWACFVILQAITLKSYPAELSLTTLVCFMGAIEGGIVALVMERGNAAAWAIHWDSKLFAVVYSGIICSGVAYYIGAMVIQAKGPVFFASFNPLTMVIVAIMSSFIFSEIMYLGRVIGAMVIVVGLYMVLWGKSKDQISSDSSNNTKDEIPISGDELQMATQTTTPISNQDFVVLDLNKGDVSNQSSKNNPK; the protein is encoded by the exons ATGAGCTTGAAGTCCTCAGCTAGCGTTTACAATCAAGCTTTGCCATATGTGGCCATGGTTTTAATGCGATTCGGCTCTGCCGGTATGCCCATAGTTGCCAAATACGCTCTTAACAGAGGTATGAGCCAACATGTTTTAGTGGTTTACCGGTTCATCATTGCCACTCTTGTTCTTGCTCCTTTCGCCATTGTTTTCGACag GAAAGTTCGGCCGAAGATGACCTTATCTGTCTTTGTTCAGATAGCTTTGTTGGGCTTATTAGA GCCTGCTATCGACCAGAACTTGTATTATACCGGCATAAAGTACACGACAGCAACCGTGGCGACCGCCTTGTGCAATGTTCTACCAGCCTTTGTGTTTTTGCTAGCTTGGGTTTGCAG GCTTGAGAAAGTTGATGTGAGGAAAGTGAAGTGCCAAGCAAAGATTTTGGGGACCATTGGAACTGTTGCAGGAGCAATGATTATGACAATGGTTTATGGGCCAATGTTGCCATTGCCATGGACCAAAGTCAATAATCATCACCAATCTACTAACACTGATGCAAAAAACAATGAAGATGCTCTAAAGGGTGCTGTCATGATCCTTGTAGGATGTGTTTGTTGGGCATGTTTTGTCATTCTTCAA GCGATTACCCTAAAATCATACCCTGCTGAGCTCTCCTTAACAACATTAGTTTGCTTTATGGGCGCAATTGAAGGTGGCATTGTTGCCTTAGTAATGGAAAGGGGCAATGCTGCTGCTTGGGCCATTCACTGGGATTCTAAACTCTTTGCTGTAGTTTACAGT GGAATTATATGTTCCGGGGTTGCTTATTATATAGGAGCAATGGTGATTCAAGCAAAGGGCCCTGTTTTCTTTGCGTCATTTAACCCTTTAACAATGGTTATAGTTGCCATTATGAGCTCCTTTATCTTTTCTGAGATAATGTATTTAGGAAG GGTAATTGGAGCAATGGTGATAGTTGTAGGGCTTTACATGGTCTTGTGGGGAAAAAGCAAAGATCAGATTTCGTCAGATTCATCGAACAACACTAAGGATGAAATTCCCATTAGTGGTGATGAACTTCAAATGGCCACTCAAACAACAACACCCATTTCCAATCAAGATTTTGTAGTTTTGGATTTAAACAAAGGGGATGTTTCTAATCAGTCTTCCAAAAACAACCccaaataa